A window of Neorhizobium galegae bv. orientalis str. HAMBI 540 genomic DNA:
CTGGGCGAAGAACCGGGGAGCCGTGACGGCGGAAACCTATGTGCCCCTCTATTACGCGCCAGGAGAAGCCTACCAGTTCGACTGGAGCCACGAGATCATTCTGGTCAACGGGGTGACAACGACCGTGAAGGTCGCGCACGTCCGGCTCTGCCACAGCCGGATGATGTTCGCCCGAGCCTATATGCGTGAGAGCCAGGAGATGGTGTTCGATGCCCATGACAAGGCCTTCGCCTTCTTCCGTGGCACCTGCACGCGCGGCATCTACGATAACATGAAGACTGCGGTCGAGGCGGTGTTCGTCGGCAAGGAGCGACAATACAATCGCCGCTTCCTGCAGATGTGCAGCCACTATCTAGTCCATCCCGTTGCCTGCACGCCCGCATCCGGATGGGAGAAGGGACAGGCCGAGAACCAGGTCGGTCTCGTGCGCGAGCGCTTCTTCACGCCACGCCTACGGGTCAAAAGCCTGGAGGAGCTGAACGTCTGGCTGCTCGACAAATGCGTCGCCTACGCCAAGGCACACCGCCATCCCGAGCAGACCGAGCGGATAATCTGGCAGATTTTCGAGGAGGAGCGCGGCAGCCTGGTGCACTACGTTGGACCGTTCGATGGCTTCCACTGCGTTCCCGCCTCGGTGTCGAAGACCTGCACGGTCCGCTTCGACAACAACAAATACTCGGTCCTATCGACGGCGGTCGGCCGCCCTGTTGAGGTTCACGCCTATGCCGAGAAGATCGTCATCAGGCAGGACGGCGTGAACGTCGGTGAGCATCCTCGTTGCTTTGGCCGTGGCGAGGCGATCTACGATCCCTGGCATTACGTCCCTGTTCTGGCTCGTAAACCCGGTGCTTTGCGCAATGGTGCGCCGTTCCGGGAATGGGTCTTACCCGCAGCGATGGAGAAAGTGCGCCGGTGGCTGAAGAGCGTCCATGATGGTGATCGGCAGATGGTCACCATCCTCGGCTGTGTTCCCACCGACGGTCTGGCGGCTGTCGATGCTGCCTGCCAGGAGGCTTTGGATCACGGCGTCTGCTCAGCCTCGGTGATCATCAACATTCTGGCCCGCAGCCGTGATCCGGCTCCGGCCGCAACCCTGCAAACCCCGGATGCGCTGCGCCTGACCCATGAACCGGTCGCCGATTGCGCACGCTAACCCGGGCGCGCCGCTGCGTTTCGCGATCGAACGATAGGAAATTGTGAGACATCGAGGATTTCGAAGGTGGTTTTATCGATCGACATGGCGACGCTCCCTTGCGCTGGTGATCAGGTGTGATCGTGCCAGAGCAGCAGCAGCGAGGCGAGCGCCGAGACCGCGCTGATCGCTCCAGTCGCAATGAACGCCGCGTGGTAGCCGGCGAGCTGACCGAAGGTCTCAGAGCCTGTGCCGCTCTCTGCGACCGACACCGAATGCGCGAGCGTCACCAGGGCGGCGATGCCCACGGCTCCGCCGAGCTGCCGGGCGGTGTTTTGCAGACCGGCGGCGAGACCGGATTGCGCATGGGGAATACCGGCAAGAACCGCGTGCGTCGCCGTCATGATCATCAGGCCGAGGCCGCCGCCGACAAGCAGTGACGGCCACAGGATATCGGCGACATAGACGGGCGCGGCAGGAACCCAAGCCAGCCAGACCAATCCTGCCGCAGCCATCAACCCGCCGAAGAACGGCAGGCGGTCGAAGCCGGCATCGCGAAGATAACGCGACGAGATGGAGGTGATGGCCAGGAGCAGCGCCATCGGCAGGATGGCAAGGCCAGTGTCCATCGGGCTGTAACCGGCGATCTGCTGGAGGACGAGCGAGATGAAGAACATGGACGCGGTCAAAGATGCGCCAAGGCCCATGACCATGACGATACCGACCGGGATGTTGCGATGCCGGAAGACGCTCAAACGGATCAGGGGCTGCTCGGTGCGGCTTTCGATGCCGACGAACAGCGCAAGAAGGCCAGCCGCGATGCCGAGGGCGCCAAGCACGACGGGCGATCCCCAGCCCAATGCGACCGATTGGGTGATACCGTAGATGAAGCTGCCGATCGCGAGCGTGATCGAGATCGCGCCCGGCATGTCGAGCTTCAGGCGATCTTCACCATGAGGCTGCGGCGCCAGGCAGGTCGCAACGACCAAGCTCAGAAGCGCACCGATCGGCGCGTTGACGAACATGACCCAGCGCCAGCTCAGAACGCTGACCAGCACACCACCGATGATGACGCCGAAGGCGGCGGCGATCGCCCCCGATGCGGCCCAGAAGGAGATCGCCCGTTCGCGCCCGGCTCCCTTGGGATAGACGGAGATGATGACGGCCAGCGTCGAGGTTGCGAGCGCCGAAGCACCAAAACCCTGAACCGCCCGTGCCGCCAGAAGCATGGGGCCGCTGGTCGCGAAGCCGCCTACCAAGCTCGCCAGAGTGAAGGTGATGAGACCCGCCTGAAGGATGGCTCGGCGACCGTAGATATCGCTCGCACGTGCCGCGAGCAGCATGAAGCCGCCGAGCGACAGCAGATAGGCATCGACAACCCATTGCTGACCAATGGTGGTCAGGCCGAGATCGGCGCGGATCGCCGGCAGCGCCACATTCACGATGGCTCCGTCCATGACGACCATGAACGAGCACAGGCAGGCAACCACTGCGGCAATCCACGCCGGAACACTGCTACGCAAAAGGGAAGATGGAACCACCGGGGCGGCGGAAACAGAAGACATCGAATGCACCTCGTCGGGTTGGATCACGGCGCATCCGTCTGGAAGACCGTTTGCGTCGCCTTCCAGGATCGACTGAGATGGGTTATGAGCGGTATCGATATATGGACATAAAATACTGAGAGATGGCCAAAACGGTATGACAACAGCCTCGTCGATGCCCGTCGATCTCAGCGACCGGCTCGATGGCCCGTCGCTGATTGCCGTGTGGGGCAATGATGACCCCGGCACGGAGTATCGGCTGGGAACGCGGGAATATGACTGGCACACGCACCGGCGCGGACAGGTGCTGTGCGTCGAAAGCGGCCTCATTCATGTTCGAACGGCGCATGGTTCCTGGCTGCTGCCGCCGCACCGCGCCGGCTGGATTCCACCGGGGGTCGCTCATGCGGTCAGCGTCAGCGGTGCACTGAGTGGGTGGAGCGTCTTCATTGCCCCCGACGCCGGACGCCATCTGCCCGACGCTCCCCGTGTGATCGGCATCGGGGAACTGATGCACGCGCTGGTTCGGAAAGCCGTCACTTGGAACACCATGGACAGGCTGCAACCGGATCAGGATCGCGTCGTCGCCGTTCTACTCGACGAGATCGCACAGGCGCCGCAAGAGCGTCTGCATTTGCCGATGCCATCCGATCCGCGGCTGGTGCGCATCGCCAATGCGATCCTCGCCCGGCCCGAGAACGAGCGAACGCTCGACGAATGGGCGACATGGGCGGCGATTTCGTCGCGCACGCTGCGGCGTCTCATTCTGGCCGAGACGGGGTTGAGCTTTGCCCAATGGCGACAGCAGGCGCGTTTGACCCACGCCCTCGAAATGCTGGCCCGAGGCGATCCCGTCGGCATGGTCTCGGACGCTCTCGGATATGCCGCGCCCAGCAACTTCATCACGATGTTTCGCCGCGCCTTTGGCGACTCCCCGGGCCATTATTTTGCAAGCCGATAGCCCTTAGACGACGTCTCGGTGCCTGACGTCGGCGGCAATATCCAATTTGAAAAATTCAAGGATCGAAAGTTTCAACCCATGGGGTCGCAGTACTGGGAGACTCTCAGTCGGGTGCGCACTACTGGCGCGGACCCATCGATCTGAACGCACATGAGTTTAGTTTGGCGCAAGGGCCTCTACCGCGCTTTCCGCTGTTGGACAGGGTCACCTGATAAGGTCTAGGCTCGCCTTGATGTTTCGCAGTTCCCTCGTGCGCGCGGCCACGATTTGGCGCGAGCGCTTCTTGGCGGAGCGACCGGTCTTCGGCATTGCTGACTTGATAGCTGCCAGCCCGGCCCCAAAAGCGGCAATCGCGTTTCCATAATACGCCGTTCAATCAAAAAAGTTGGTACTTGGTACAATTAAGTTCGCGTATTGGATTGTTATATATAAAGAAACTCGCGCTGATCCGTCCAGTCGATCATCGGCGCAACGGCGAAAACGGGAGCCTGGAAATATATATTTTCTTCTTGTTTTACAGACCTTGCGTCACTCTGTTCTCCGTCTTGTTCAAGCTCATCTTGTACCAAATCCGTCCGTTTCGAGCATGGGC
This region includes:
- the istA gene encoding IS21 family transposase codes for the protein MKRVDTIARVRRAFHVQGWSVKKIVRELHVSRNTVRKILRSDETDFAYERERQPLPRVGAWKAEIERFLVANEGKPSRERLTLIRIYEEVRALGYDGSYDAIRRYAKTWAKNRGAVTAETYVPLYYAPGEAYQFDWSHEIILVNGVTTTVKVAHVRLCHSRMMFARAYMRESQEMVFDAHDKAFAFFRGTCTRGIYDNMKTAVEAVFVGKERQYNRRFLQMCSHYLVHPVACTPASGWEKGQAENQVGLVRERFFTPRLRVKSLEELNVWLLDKCVAYAKAHRHPEQTERIIWQIFEEERGSLVHYVGPFDGFHCVPASVSKTCTVRFDNNKYSVLSTAVGRPVEVHAYAEKIVIRQDGVNVGEHPRCFGRGEAIYDPWHYVPVLARKPGALRNGAPFREWVLPAAMEKVRRWLKSVHDGDRQMVTILGCVPTDGLAAVDAACQEALDHGVCSASVIINILARSRDPAPAATLQTPDALRLTHEPVADCAR
- a CDS encoding MFS transporter, whose product is MSSVSAAPVVPSSLLRSSVPAWIAAVVACLCSFMVVMDGAIVNVALPAIRADLGLTTIGQQWVVDAYLLSLGGFMLLAARASDIYGRRAILQAGLITFTLASLVGGFATSGPMLLAARAVQGFGASALATSTLAVIISVYPKGAGRERAISFWAASGAIAAAFGVIIGGVLVSVLSWRWVMFVNAPIGALLSLVVATCLAPQPHGEDRLKLDMPGAISITLAIGSFIYGITQSVALGWGSPVVLGALGIAAGLLALFVGIESRTEQPLIRLSVFRHRNIPVGIVMVMGLGASLTASMFFISLVLQQIAGYSPMDTGLAILPMALLLAITSISSRYLRDAGFDRLPFFGGLMAAAGLVWLAWVPAAPVYVADILWPSLLVGGGLGLMIMTATHAVLAGIPHAQSGLAAGLQNTARQLGGAVGIAALVTLAHSVSVAESGTGSETFGQLAGYHAAFIATGAISAVSALASLLLLWHDHT
- a CDS encoding AraC family transcriptional regulator, which codes for MPVDLSDRLDGPSLIAVWGNDDPGTEYRLGTREYDWHTHRRGQVLCVESGLIHVRTAHGSWLLPPHRAGWIPPGVAHAVSVSGALSGWSVFIAPDAGRHLPDAPRVIGIGELMHALVRKAVTWNTMDRLQPDQDRVVAVLLDEIAQAPQERLHLPMPSDPRLVRIANAILARPENERTLDEWATWAAISSRTLRRLILAETGLSFAQWRQQARLTHALEMLARGDPVGMVSDALGYAAPSNFITMFRRAFGDSPGHYFASR